The proteins below are encoded in one region of Thermococcus peptonophilus:
- the purC gene encoding phosphoribosylaminoimidazolesuccinocarboxamide synthase produces MDVYEGKAKKVIPLDDGKAILEFKDDATAFNGEKKGRFRGKGWLNAQISAHLFRVLEENGIKTHFIGVAGDNRLIVERLKMYPLEVVVRNVVAGSLKKRLPLTEGTELPEPIVELYYKDDSLGDPMINQYHAKVLGISEIELKEMESIALRVNEILRKYFKEKGIILVDFKLEFGKNSRGEIVLGDEISPDTCRFWDAETKESLDKDVFRFDRGDLLSAYERLYERITGDSRS; encoded by the coding sequence GTGGATGTTTATGAAGGCAAGGCCAAGAAGGTAATCCCTCTTGATGACGGAAAGGCTATTCTCGAGTTTAAGGACGACGCCACAGCCTTCAACGGGGAGAAGAAGGGCCGGTTCAGAGGAAAGGGCTGGCTCAACGCCCAGATAAGTGCCCACCTCTTCAGAGTTCTTGAGGAGAATGGCATAAAGACCCACTTCATCGGTGTAGCAGGAGACAATAGGCTGATAGTCGAGAGGCTGAAGATGTACCCCCTTGAGGTGGTTGTCAGGAACGTCGTTGCTGGAAGTTTGAAGAAGCGCCTTCCGCTGACTGAAGGCACTGAGCTCCCGGAGCCCATAGTCGAGCTCTACTACAAGGACGACTCCCTCGGGGACCCGATGATAAACCAGTACCACGCGAAAGTCCTAGGAATAAGTGAGATCGAGCTTAAGGAGATGGAGAGCATTGCGCTCAGGGTAAACGAAATCCTCAGGAAGTACTTCAAGGAGAAGGGTATAATCCTCGTGGACTTCAAACTTGAGTTCGGGAAGAACTCGAGGGGCGAGATAGTCCTCGGAGACGAGATAAGCCCCGACACCTGCCGCTTCTGGGACGCTGAAACTAAGGAGAGTCTCGACAAGGATGTCTTCCGCTTTGACAGGGGCGACCTCCTCTCGGCCTACGAGAGGCTCTACGAGAGGATCACCGGCGATTCCCGCTCGTAG
- the purM gene encoding phosphoribosylformylglycinamidine cyclo-ligase, whose translation MLTYAQAGVDNEKTSRALKGIISLAKGTFEFRRGKIGEPAEDLGHYAALMDFKDFYLAMTTDGVGTKVLVAEALGKFDTIGIDMIAMNVNDLLCVGAEPVALVDYLAVREPEESVFEEIAKGLYEGARQAGIAIVGGETAVMPDLINGFDLAGTAIGIVEKGKVITGEKIRPGDAVIGIASSGIHSNGLTLARKLLIPKYGLDYEYEGRKLWEWLLEPTRIYVNAVPELIENIEVHGLAHITGGGLLNLKRLTSYGFSLEMPPVEGIFRLIHENGVPLEEMFRVFNMGVGFVVVVPQEEKEDTIQLLNRHFESFELGKVVEEPGIRVENYGIKL comes from the coding sequence GTGCTGACCTACGCCCAGGCTGGAGTTGATAATGAGAAAACTTCGAGGGCCCTGAAGGGCATAATCTCGCTCGCCAAGGGGACTTTCGAATTCAGAAGGGGCAAGATCGGAGAGCCGGCCGAGGACCTCGGCCACTACGCGGCCTTAATGGACTTCAAGGATTTCTACCTTGCCATGACAACAGACGGAGTAGGGACGAAGGTTCTCGTCGCCGAAGCTCTCGGAAAGTTCGATACGATTGGGATAGACATGATCGCGATGAACGTGAACGACCTGCTCTGCGTGGGAGCGGAGCCTGTGGCCCTCGTGGACTACCTCGCCGTGAGAGAGCCTGAAGAGAGTGTGTTTGAGGAAATAGCGAAGGGCCTCTACGAGGGGGCGAGGCAGGCTGGAATAGCCATAGTGGGCGGCGAGACCGCTGTGATGCCAGACCTCATAAACGGCTTTGATTTAGCGGGAACGGCTATCGGCATCGTCGAGAAGGGGAAGGTTATCACGGGGGAAAAGATAAGGCCAGGCGATGCCGTGATTGGTATAGCGAGCTCCGGAATACACTCCAACGGTCTGACCCTCGCGAGAAAGCTCCTTATCCCGAAGTACGGGCTGGACTATGAATACGAGGGGAGAAAGCTCTGGGAGTGGCTCCTCGAACCCACGAGGATTTACGTCAATGCCGTCCCTGAGCTGATCGAGAACATCGAGGTGCACGGCTTGGCCCACATAACCGGCGGCGGTTTGCTCAACCTGAAAAGACTCACTTCCTACGGTTTCTCCCTCGAGATGCCGCCTGTTGAGGGAATTTTCAGGCTCATCCACGAGAACGGCGTTCCGCTCGAAGAGATGTTCCGCGTTTTCAACATGGGCGTCGGTTTCGTTGTGGTTGTCCCTCAGGAGGAGAAGGAAGATACTATCCAGCTCCTAAACAGGCACTTTGAGAGCTTCGAGCTGGGCAAGGTTGTGGAAGAGCCCGGGATAAGGGTCGAGAACTATGGGATAAAGCTTTAA
- the purT gene encoding phosphoribosylglycinamide formyltransferase 2, translated as MIKPRDELGTATTDSAQKIILLGSGELGKEIAIEAQRLGVEVIAVDRYANSPAMQVAHRSYVGDMRNADFLFSVIEREKPDAIIPEIEAINLDALFELEKDGYFVVPNAKATWIAMHRERTRETLAKEAKVPTSRYTYASTLDELYDACEKIGYPCHTKAIMSSSGKGSYFVRGSEDIPKAWEEAKRKARGSAEKLIVEEHIDFDVEITELAVRHYDENGEIVTTFPKPVGHYQIDGDYHSSWQPAEISEKAEREVYRIAKRITDVLGGLGLFGIEMFVKGDKVWANEVSPRPHDTGMVTLASHPTGFSEFGLHLRAVLGLPIPGEWVDGYRLFPMLTPAATHVIKANVSGYSPRFRGLAKALGVPNATVRLFGKPEAYLGRRLGVAIAWGEEVGEAKRKAEMVAHSIGLRTRSSEWHSQDYEKRKHLL; from the coding sequence ATGATAAAGCCCCGTGATGAACTCGGGACGGCCACTACTGATTCCGCTCAGAAGATAATCCTCCTTGGGAGCGGAGAGCTCGGGAAGGAGATAGCGATCGAGGCTCAGAGGCTGGGAGTTGAGGTCATCGCCGTTGACCGCTACGCCAACTCTCCAGCTATGCAGGTTGCCCACCGCTCCTACGTTGGCGACATGAGGAACGCTGACTTTCTGTTTTCGGTCATCGAGCGAGAGAAGCCCGACGCGATAATCCCAGAAATAGAGGCGATAAATCTCGACGCCCTCTTCGAGCTTGAGAAGGACGGCTACTTCGTCGTCCCGAACGCCAAAGCAACGTGGATAGCGATGCACCGCGAGAGGACGAGGGAGACCCTGGCCAAGGAAGCGAAGGTTCCGACTTCCAGATACACTTATGCTTCAACTCTCGACGAGCTCTACGACGCCTGTGAAAAGATAGGCTATCCGTGCCACACCAAGGCCATAATGAGCTCCTCCGGAAAGGGCTCCTACTTCGTCAGAGGTTCCGAAGACATCCCAAAGGCCTGGGAAGAGGCCAAAAGGAAGGCCAGGGGAAGCGCCGAGAAGCTGATCGTTGAGGAGCACATAGACTTCGACGTCGAGATTACCGAGCTGGCGGTGAGACACTACGACGAGAACGGCGAGATAGTTACCACCTTCCCGAAGCCCGTCGGCCACTATCAGATCGACGGCGACTATCACTCGAGCTGGCAGCCAGCAGAGATAAGCGAAAAAGCCGAGAGGGAAGTTTACAGAATAGCCAAGCGTATAACCGATGTACTCGGTGGACTGGGCCTCTTCGGCATTGAGATGTTCGTTAAAGGCGATAAGGTTTGGGCCAACGAGGTCTCGCCGAGGCCCCACGATACCGGTATGGTGACCCTGGCGTCTCACCCAACTGGCTTTTCGGAGTTCGGACTTCACCTTAGGGCGGTTCTCGGGCTTCCAATACCAGGAGAGTGGGTAGACGGGTACAGGCTATTTCCAATGCTGACGCCAGCGGCAACACACGTCATCAAGGCCAACGTCTCCGGCTATTCACCGCGCTTCAGGGGACTTGCAAAGGCCCTCGGTGTCCCGAACGCCACCGTGAGGCTCTTCGGCAAGCCGGAGGCTTACCTTGGGAGGAGGCTCGGTGTTGCAATAGCATGGGGTGAAGAGGTTGGGGAGGCCAAGAGGAAAGCTGAGATGGTGGCCCACTCGATAGGGCTCAGAACGAGGTCATCCGAGTGGCACTCCCAGGACTACGAGAAGAGGAAGCATCTGCTTTGA
- the purE gene encoding 5-(carboxyamino)imidazole ribonucleotide mutase — translation MKVLVVMGSKSDSPIAEKVTTVLDEFGVPYDVEVASAHRNPKRVEELTRRDYDVFIAIAGLSAALPGVIAAHTTKPVIGVPVSAKLCGLDALLSIAQMPPGVPVAAVGIDNGKNAALLAIEILSLREEGLRKKLEEYREKMGR, via the coding sequence ATGAAGGTTCTGGTGGTAATGGGTAGTAAGAGCGATTCTCCAATAGCCGAGAAAGTCACAACAGTTCTCGACGAGTTTGGCGTTCCCTACGACGTTGAGGTCGCATCTGCCCACAGAAATCCGAAGAGGGTTGAGGAGCTGACAAGGAGAGACTACGATGTTTTCATAGCCATAGCTGGCCTGAGTGCCGCACTTCCGGGAGTAATAGCGGCTCACACAACAAAGCCTGTTATAGGCGTTCCTGTCTCAGCAAAGCTCTGCGGATTGGACGCTCTTCTCAGCATCGCCCAGATGCCGCCCGGTGTCCCAGTTGCAGCCGTCGGCATAGACAACGGGAAGAATGCGGCCCTGCTTGCCATTGAAATACTCTCCCTGAGGGAGGAGGGGTTAAGGAAGAAGCTCGAAGAATACCGTGAAAAGATGGGAAGATGA
- the purD gene encoding phosphoribosylamine--glycine ligase — translation MRVLLVGAGGRENAIAEALAKEAELYVVGGHKNPGIARIAKDYGLAKETNVGKVLEFALKWGVDMAFIGPEAPLGEGIVNVLEENGIPTVGPSKEAAMLETNKAFARQLMEKYKVPGRKLFRVFDDVSEMKAWIDDFGRPVVVKPLGLTGGKGVKVVGYQLKDNEEAKTYAEKLIKRDGKVLIEERTDGVEFTFQVFTDGKRVVPMPLAQDYPHAYEGDVGPITGGMGSYSCSNHLLPFITEKDYEKALETLKATVEAMRKNGTPYRGILYGQFMLAKDEPKIIEFNVRFGDPEAMNVLPILKSSLVEVGEGIVDGNLKGAEFERKATVVKYIAPKGYPTNPIRGVKLHVDETKIREEGARVYYASLDENFTMLGSRALAVVGIAESLEEAERIASAGIKHVRGEIFYRKDVGTRESIGRRIELVRAIRGE, via the coding sequence ATGCGCGTACTGCTCGTCGGTGCGGGTGGGAGAGAGAACGCGATTGCTGAAGCCCTTGCCAAAGAGGCCGAGCTTTACGTCGTTGGCGGGCACAAGAACCCCGGAATCGCGAGAATTGCAAAGGACTATGGCCTCGCAAAGGAGACAAACGTTGGAAAAGTTCTCGAATTTGCACTCAAATGGGGCGTAGATATGGCTTTCATAGGGCCTGAAGCGCCCCTTGGGGAGGGCATAGTCAACGTTCTGGAGGAGAACGGTATTCCAACGGTTGGCCCTTCGAAGGAAGCTGCCATGCTCGAGACAAACAAGGCATTCGCGAGGCAACTGATGGAGAAGTACAAAGTCCCCGGAAGGAAGCTGTTCAGGGTCTTTGACGACGTTTCAGAAATGAAGGCTTGGATTGACGACTTTGGAAGGCCAGTTGTCGTCAAGCCCCTCGGCCTCACCGGTGGAAAAGGGGTTAAAGTCGTTGGCTACCAGCTGAAGGACAACGAGGAGGCAAAGACCTACGCAGAGAAGCTGATAAAGAGGGACGGAAAAGTCCTCATCGAGGAGCGCACCGACGGCGTGGAGTTCACCTTCCAGGTCTTCACCGACGGGAAGAGAGTCGTCCCGATGCCCCTCGCACAGGACTACCCCCACGCCTACGAGGGCGATGTTGGGCCAATAACCGGCGGTATGGGTTCCTACTCGTGCTCTAACCACCTTCTGCCATTTATAACTGAAAAAGACTACGAAAAGGCCCTTGAGACTCTCAAAGCAACCGTAGAGGCCATGAGAAAGAACGGGACGCCCTACAGGGGCATCCTCTACGGCCAGTTCATGCTCGCCAAGGACGAGCCCAAGATAATAGAGTTCAACGTCCGCTTCGGCGATCCTGAAGCAATGAACGTCCTCCCAATTCTGAAGAGCTCTCTGGTGGAGGTAGGCGAGGGAATAGTGGACGGCAACCTGAAGGGGGCGGAGTTCGAGCGGAAGGCAACGGTTGTGAAGTACATCGCTCCAAAAGGCTACCCAACCAACCCCATTAGAGGGGTCAAACTTCACGTTGATGAGACCAAAATTAGGGAGGAGGGAGCTAGGGTCTATTATGCTTCGCTCGATGAGAACTTCACGATGCTCGGCTCAAGGGCTTTGGCCGTTGTTGGAATCGCCGAGTCTCTGGAAGAAGCTGAAAGAATAGCTTCTGCTGGAATAAAGCACGTGAGAGGGGAGATTTTCTACAGGAAAGACGTGGGAACGAGGGAGAGCATAGGCAGGAGAATAGAGCTTGTTAGGGCTATTAGGGGTGAATGA
- a CDS encoding formate--phosphoribosylaminoimidazolecarboxamide ligase family protein, with protein sequence MIEREQILEVLEGYEKDKIKVGVIGSHSALDIADGAKAEGFKTVVVAQRGRHRTYAEYFKEKKTRDGLTKGFIDEVIVLEKFGQIIDVQEELRKRNVIFVPNRSFVVYTGIDRVENEFKVPLFGSRNLLRSEERSEEKSYYWLLEKAGLPYPEPVKPEEIDEVGLVIVKLPHAKKRLERGFFTAASYKEFREKSERLIKLGVITEEDLAKARIERYIIGPVFNFDFFYSPFDEEIELLGIDWRFETSLDGHVRLPASQQLTLPEWQFEPEYTVTGHASSTLRESLLEKVFDMAEKYVEATKRYYPPGIIGPFTLQTAVDKDLNFYIYDVAPRTGGGTNIHMAMGHPYGNSLWRKEMSTGRRIALEIKRAIELDELEKVVT encoded by the coding sequence ATGATTGAACGGGAGCAAATTCTTGAGGTTCTCGAAGGGTATGAGAAGGATAAGATAAAGGTGGGCGTCATCGGGAGCCACTCGGCCCTTGACATAGCCGATGGCGCCAAGGCTGAGGGCTTTAAAACGGTGGTCGTTGCCCAAAGGGGGCGGCACAGGACTTATGCCGAGTACTTTAAGGAGAAGAAGACGAGGGACGGCCTGACTAAGGGCTTCATTGACGAGGTAATAGTTCTTGAGAAATTCGGCCAGATAATCGACGTTCAGGAAGAGCTGAGAAAGAGGAACGTTATCTTCGTCCCGAACAGGTCTTTTGTCGTCTACACTGGCATTGACAGGGTTGAAAACGAATTCAAGGTTCCGCTCTTCGGGAGCAGAAATCTTCTGAGGAGCGAAGAAAGGAGCGAAGAGAAGAGCTACTACTGGCTCCTTGAGAAGGCAGGTCTCCCCTACCCAGAACCCGTTAAGCCGGAAGAAATCGACGAGGTAGGTCTCGTTATAGTCAAGCTCCCCCACGCGAAGAAGAGGCTGGAGAGGGGCTTCTTCACGGCCGCTTCTTACAAAGAGTTCAGAGAGAAGTCAGAGCGCTTAATCAAGCTCGGCGTCATCACCGAGGAAGACCTCGCCAAGGCAAGGATAGAGCGCTACATAATCGGCCCGGTCTTCAACTTCGACTTCTTCTACTCTCCCTTCGATGAGGAGATAGAGCTCCTCGGAATAGACTGGCGCTTCGAGACGAGTTTAGACGGTCACGTCCGCCTTCCAGCGAGCCAGCAGCTCACACTTCCAGAGTGGCAGTTCGAGCCCGAATATACCGTCACCGGCCACGCTTCCTCGACGCTCCGCGAGTCTCTTCTGGAGAAGGTATTCGATATGGCCGAGAAGTACGTCGAGGCAACAAAGAGATACTATCCGCCCGGAATAATTGGGCCGTTCACGCTCCAGACCGCTGTGGACAAGGATCTGAACTTCTACATCTATGACGTTGCCCCAAGGACAGGCGGAGGAACTAACATCCACATGGCGATGGGACACCCCTACGGCAACTCCCTCTGGAGGAAGGAAATGAGCACCGGGCGGAGAATTGCACTCGAAATCAAGAGGGCAATAGAGCTGGACGAGCTTGAGAAGGTTGTTACGTGA
- the purS gene encoding phosphoribosylformylglycinamidine synthase subunit PurS — protein sequence MKWKVKVIVRLKEGLNDPEGRVIQNALRNLGFKVENLRVPKYFEFELESENPEKEAEEMCRKLLANPLIHTWEYSVEPVS from the coding sequence ATGAAGTGGAAGGTTAAGGTCATCGTAAGGCTCAAGGAAGGTCTCAACGATCCGGAAGGGAGGGTCATCCAGAACGCGCTGAGAAACCTCGGTTTTAAGGTGGAGAACCTTAGGGTTCCCAAGTACTTCGAGTTTGAGCTTGAGAGCGAAAATCCCGAGAAAGAAGCTGAGGAGATGTGCAGGAAGCTCCTCGCGAATCCGCTCATCCATACCTGGGAGTACAGCGTGGAACCGGTGAGCTGA
- the purQ gene encoding phosphoribosylformylglycinamidine synthase I, with the protein MVKFAVIVFPGTNCDFETERAIRKAGAEAERVWYKTSLKDFDGVVLPGGFSYADYLRAGAIAARQEIMEKVKEFARDGKPVLGICNGFQVLTEAGLLPGALRPNRVPRFICRWVHLKVADTETPFTQFYEPGEVIRMPIAHAEGNYYADDPSKVRIVFQYSDEEGNITEEANPNGSLLNIAAIANEKGNVLGTMPHPERASDHFLGSEDGLKLFRSMVEWARG; encoded by the coding sequence ATGGTCAAGTTTGCTGTCATCGTCTTCCCGGGAACGAACTGCGACTTCGAGACGGAGAGAGCTATACGGAAAGCGGGGGCGGAAGCTGAACGGGTGTGGTACAAGACCTCGCTGAAGGACTTCGACGGCGTCGTTCTTCCAGGGGGCTTCAGCTACGCCGACTACCTGAGGGCGGGGGCTATAGCAGCTCGCCAGGAGATAATGGAGAAAGTGAAGGAGTTCGCCCGAGATGGGAAGCCCGTTCTCGGGATATGCAACGGCTTCCAGGTTCTGACTGAGGCCGGCCTTTTACCCGGGGCGCTGAGGCCGAACAGGGTCCCGAGGTTCATCTGCAGGTGGGTGCACCTCAAGGTCGCCGACACCGAAACCCCATTTACCCAGTTCTACGAACCTGGAGAGGTCATCAGGATGCCGATAGCCCACGCAGAGGGCAACTACTACGCTGACGACCCCTCAAAGGTCAGAATCGTCTTCCAGTACAGCGACGAGGAAGGCAACATCACGGAAGAGGCGAACCCGAACGGCTCACTCCTAAACATAGCAGCGATAGCAAACGAGAAGGGCAACGTTCTAGGAACTATGCCGCACCCGGAGAGGGCGAGCGATCACTTTCTCGGGAGCGAGGACGGTCTGAAGCTGTTCAGGAGCATGGTGGAGTGGGCAAGAGGGTAA
- a CDS encoding M1 family aminopeptidase, whose amino-acid sequence MRRLSLVMLLIFLLIGSLGCITSPSAPTNSPTSSTSSASAISSASQSTPVNSSVPSSWLHNSTKYFEVYYPREVLENPVFHTKLNILLLGADYTYESFSKLFHREPERAKIFLYASKDSLKNRTGDNSIWFVNYTSNEIYVSLINITRFYYAPELLPPIAELAAGKRLPDYLTVGLGTLAFDIPANTTVNPETLYQVNLRNGYNESLWGSAGILVEYILQKYGGNELANLLTGQRVLDISQSELEDYLNSTFSKVTVRASQMNLEITPRMFPEEKKGLLNGTVLYSGINASSFLLFRKNVRLDVNEIKLDGNSTPFLQAFTLTIPLTEVRPDSAELRYTGDYMKVRKVIPMGEYLQSGFFGDSAFLRDLELFPFMTHSLINRTILTVHTHAETVAPGREVSPNKWVSDYPLDLNEYLGIPVFIGHFENVSAGNLTFYYSGISKETAEEYTNITQEILQFGIERFGRLPYKEFKVVYAADMWYMSASLFDILAYNADIRRFLYGYTYEVAHWWVPGTVVFTGKDWWFNMAFPAYFSLKYAKTRSENEYTALRNYYISTYRKWTSYGKKEVPLVDVENVYGSDVYMAYAVGAYKGALVLEKLENYTGREAFYTALQEFFKENTFKEGYLEDFVKLLEQKSGKEVAPLFQNLTTSTGLPG is encoded by the coding sequence TTGAGACGGTTAAGCCTGGTCATGCTCTTGATCTTTTTGCTTATTGGCTCTCTGGGATGCATTACTTCCCCGTCGGCACCAACCAACAGTCCAACTTCGAGTACTTCTTCCGCCAGCGCCATCTCCAGCGCTTCTCAATCCACCCCAGTCAACAGCTCAGTCCCAAGCTCCTGGCTCCACAACTCTACGAAATACTTTGAGGTATATTACCCCCGGGAAGTTCTGGAAAACCCCGTTTTCCATACGAAGCTCAACATTCTACTCCTTGGAGCGGACTACACCTACGAAAGCTTCTCCAAGCTTTTCCACCGGGAGCCGGAAAGGGCGAAGATATTCCTCTACGCCTCGAAGGATTCCCTGAAAAACCGCACCGGAGATAATTCAATTTGGTTTGTGAACTATACCTCGAACGAGATATACGTCTCTCTTATTAACATCACCAGATTCTACTACGCCCCAGAGCTCCTACCCCCAATTGCCGAGCTCGCAGCTGGAAAGAGGCTTCCCGACTACCTGACAGTGGGGCTTGGAACCCTCGCCTTTGACATCCCTGCAAACACGACAGTAAACCCCGAAACCCTCTATCAAGTCAATTTGAGGAACGGCTACAATGAGAGCCTCTGGGGCTCTGCTGGAATTCTGGTTGAGTATATCCTTCAAAAATACGGGGGCAATGAGCTGGCAAACCTTTTGACCGGGCAAAGAGTACTGGACATTTCCCAGAGTGAGCTCGAAGACTACCTAAACAGCACCTTCAGCAAAGTGACTGTTAGGGCTTCCCAAATGAACCTGGAGATAACTCCCAGGATGTTTCCAGAAGAGAAGAAAGGCCTTCTAAACGGAACGGTCCTCTACTCAGGGATCAACGCTTCCAGTTTTCTTCTGTTCAGGAAAAACGTCAGGCTGGACGTCAATGAAATTAAGTTGGACGGAAATTCTACACCCTTCCTTCAGGCCTTCACACTGACAATTCCCCTGACGGAAGTCCGCCCCGACTCCGCCGAGCTCAGGTACACCGGGGACTACATGAAAGTGCGGAAGGTAATACCCATGGGGGAGTACCTCCAGAGTGGTTTCTTCGGGGATTCAGCATTTTTAAGGGATTTAGAGCTCTTTCCATTCATGACTCACAGCCTGATTAACAGAACAATATTAACAGTGCACACCCATGCTGAGACAGTAGCCCCCGGCCGTGAGGTTTCCCCCAACAAATGGGTCTCGGATTATCCCCTTGATCTCAATGAATATCTTGGTATTCCAGTTTTCATCGGGCATTTCGAAAACGTCTCCGCTGGAAACCTCACGTTCTATTACTCCGGCATTTCAAAGGAGACCGCCGAGGAATACACCAATATAACCCAGGAGATACTCCAGTTCGGTATTGAGCGTTTTGGAAGACTCCCTTACAAGGAGTTCAAGGTCGTCTATGCCGCTGATATGTGGTATATGAGCGCCTCACTGTTTGACATCCTGGCTTACAACGCGGATATTAGGCGGTTCCTCTACGGCTACACCTACGAGGTGGCCCACTGGTGGGTTCCGGGAACGGTCGTGTTCACCGGAAAAGACTGGTGGTTCAACATGGCTTTTCCAGCTTATTTTAGCCTGAAATACGCGAAAACTAGGTCAGAGAATGAGTATACAGCCCTGCGGAACTACTACATAAGCACCTACAGGAAGTGGACAAGCTACGGGAAGAAGGAAGTCCCCCTAGTGGACGTGGAAAATGTTTACGGGAGTGATGTTTACATGGCGTATGCAGTCGGGGCCTATAAGGGAGCGCTCGTTCTGGAGAAGCTTGAAAACTACACAGGCAGAGAAGCGTTCTATACCGCACTACAGGAGTTCTTTAAAGAGAACACGTTTAAAGAGGGCTACCTGGAGGATTTCGTTAAACTCCTCGAACAGAAGTCAGGTAAAGAAGTGGCCCCCCTGTTCCAGAACCTGACCACATCAACTGGCCTGCCCGGGTGA